GATATGTTCCTAATACTCGTTTGACTTTGTTTACCTGACTTGGGCAGACAAAGTGAGGCCAGGGCTATGTGTGCAGGAATGCACGGTTATTGGTCCCTTCTCCCTCAGGCCTGGTAGCCAAGCCCAGGGCTCCCTCACCGTCTCCAAGGTTCAGGTTTCTGTGCACCCCTCCATGGGACACAATCACTCCACAGGGCTCAGGTCCCATAGGACATAGGAAGCTCTGGAAGGGCTGGGCGGCCACTTCACAGGAACAGGGCACTACAGGGCACAGTCACTTTTCAGGGCACAAGACAATGTAGAGTTCAGGACTCAGGTCACTCCGAGGGGCTCACGTTACTCTGTAGGACACAGGTGGCTCCTGCCTGGTCTCCTCCTTCCCTGCACAGGGTGGCTCCATCTCTGGATTGCTCACAGCTGCAGGATCCCTGTGGGGCCGCAGGGTCACTGGTGGCCTGGCTTGGGTTCCCAGGCAATGGCGGCTCGGCTTGCAACATGCGGCGGCCCTTGCCGATAGCCAGGCGTGGCAGGCCTCGGTTGAGGCCATCCAGGAGAGCACAGGCCTGGCAGAGCTTATGGCTGGCCAGTGCCCCGCAGCGGGTGCAGGTACCTGGAGGAGGGGGCCGAGCTGCTGGGGCAAGAGCAAGGCGCTCTGCTGAGTGCACAAGGTCTAGCACTGCCGATGGCCGCGCTGCCTCCAGGCGCTTGAGCAGGTCGCGAGCGTGGCCGCGGAAAGCCTCGGGTGCATATACGCACTCTTCGGAGAAGTAGCACAGGCGGCGGAAGTGCGCGTACAGCACCACCTCCTTCTGCGAAGCAAACTGCAGAGGCCGGCACCGCGGGAGTGCGCACCCCTCGCCCGCAGAGCCCAGCACTCCACCCCGCGCCAGCCGCCCAGCATCACCGCGCAGGAAGTTCATGAGCACTGTCTCCGCCATATCGTCGGCATTGTGGCCTGTGGGAGAGAGCTCGGGTGaagatggggacagagaggaaaggggCGGGGAGGTGGTGCCGAGAACCGCTGGATAGGAAACAGAGAGGTCAAAGGGATtcattccctggacctggagacTGAGGAGAGGACCCTGTACATCCTCAGTAATGAGACTATGGAGAAGGGACCATAAATTGGGGGACAAGGAGAGTGGAGGCGTGGGGACACCCAGAACCCAGAGAGAACAGGCGGTGGAGACACCACGCCACCCCACTTCCTGACACGATATACTTCCCCTCCACACCCTTCTTGCGCTCACCAGTCACGATGTGTGTAGCtcccacgaggcgtgcaccctcCTCCAGCGCGCGCCGCCGCAGCACCCCACAGAAGGTGCAGCAGGAGCGACTGCGGCCAGAGCCGGCAGTGCTGCGGGCCACGGCATCCATCGTCCAGCCCCCGAACAGGTCTGCGTAGGCCACAATGGTGAGTGGCAGCTCCCAGCGCGCTGCCTGACTGCTCACGGCCTCCAGGGCTGCATCACGGTAGCCGCCAATGCCCTCGTCCACCGCCACCAGGTGCAGCGTGATGCCCAGGCGTGGCGCGAGCTCGCGCAGCACGTGTGCCAGTACCGTGGAATCCTTGCCACCCGAGGCACCCACAGCCACCACGGCACCCGGGGGCAGCAGGCGCCCGGCGATCACGGTGTGCAGCACCTCGGCCTCAAAGGCTGCACAGAAGCAGGAGCCGCATAGAGCCTGCCCGGAGCGCGGGCGGCGGAGGGCAGCGCGGGCTGCATGGCAGGAGGAGCACGTTGGAGCTGGCATGGGGGAAGAGAAGTGGGTTGCTTGGGGTATTCACACTGTGGAGGAAAGAATAGGGTATTATTTAGTGCGTCTACATTGCAGGGCtgatgggagagaagaggagtCACAAGAGATATCCACACTGCTGGGTtaatggagagagaagggaagctgGTCGTCCAGGATGTCTGCACTTTGGAGCTGAGACGAGAGAGAAATGGGTCACATGAATAGTCTCTGTTGTGGGAATGCTGCAGAAATGGTGTCCTACCCAGAGTGACCCTTGCACAGGGGAGCCCAAGGGAAGGGCAGTTTCTTTCTGCACCAAGAAAATAAGGACCTTATAACGTGGTTTCAGGCAGAGAGGAAGACATGTAAGAAGGGGGTGCCTTTAAGAACCTTTTGAACAGTTTTGAGGTCACTATCTTGATCGAGGAGTCAAGGTAGGTGTCACTGACCTTGACTTCCAGGGTTGACAAGAACCCGGAAGAGCCTGCTATTTGGAAAGAGGGCTAGAGATGTTTGGATTTTAGTCGGAGAGGTAGGATACGGACACGCCCCAATCTTGACTACCACCCCTAAAAGGCATGGTGCCCTCTTCCGCTAGGCACACAGACGCTGCCTGCACCACGTCTAGGTTACCAGTAAAAACTCTCCAAGCTCAGCCCTGTCCGCCAGACCACCGCATCTCCAGCTTGGACTAGCCAGTGGCCTCTTGTCATTCCCCGCAGGTACGGCTGCTCTGGGATTTACCACAATGGTTAGAATGATTCCGCAACGGCCGGTTTACTAACTTCCACTCAGCCCTCAAGCCCCACAGCCCCTATTCCTTTCACCATATAGTGTTGTGCAGCGAGGCAAAGCGCCACCCTTCCAGGTGCTCAGACCGGTCGCTCTGGGGTCTAGAACCCCCCTATCACTCACCCTGATGGGGGGGCTCAAAATGCAAAGTCCAGTCTTGACTTGCTTTCCAAACGTGCCTAATCCATCCTCAGAACTCATGCTCAGAAGCCTGAGTGCAGCCAGTCCCTATTTGTGGCTTCAAAACCAGACAGAGACGCCAGATACTCCCCACCTATTCCATGGCCAGCATGCTTGTTTGGGTCACTGGTCTCTCTGCCTTGACCTCCCCACCTTTACACTTGCTGTTTTGCAGATCCAGCCCAGTTATCTTTTCCACATTGTTCTGTGACTGATGCTGCCCTGTGGTTCCTCCCCCTTACTCTCAACTCTcttaggaccccccccccccaacagttCTCCCTGACTGCAGAGCCCCGCAAGCCCCTCTCTGGACGCACTCATCCCTCAGGCTGAGCATTGCTCCGCGCAATATTTCCTTTACAGCTTTTGATTCTCCCTTCCTCTTGCCTGGATCATGTCCCCATCAGTGTCTCACCATTTCATTTCTTCAAGCCCTGCCCAGCAAGCCTGAGAACCGTCAGGTGCCTCCGGGATGGACCTCCAAATGGCCCACTGAAGATTGTAGCAGGGCACCTTTCAGACCTCAAGTGCCCCTGAAATCGGTCCCATCTGCCTGGCATCACTATCTCCTGGGAGTGCCCACCACCTTCTGCCCAGTATTTATTCAGAATAGGGTGCAAAGTCAGTCTGTCCTCAGTCATCTAGAAGAGCTTGCTGTTGTGAGGAGTCGCGTGTGGGCACAAGCAAACAGGGAGCCAGCTGAGCTGATGGAGTGAACCCGGCTGATGTTAATACAcggaaggaggaggaaaactgtgtacagacaggcatggtggtgcacgcctttaatcccagcactcaggaggaagagacgtTTGAATTTCTGCAAATTCCAAACTAGCctcgtctacatagtgagttccaggccacccagggcaACGTGGTGAAATCTCgtccaaaaacaaaagcaaaaaaacaaacaaacaaacaacaacaacaaaaaaaaaaaaacccaaggggTACTTCCGGTTGGCCGGGTTTCGTAAAGGGCAGAGAACTATTTAACTATGAGCAAGGGAAGACAGGTGGTCTGTCACCACTAGGTGAACAGGGAGGCCTGGCAAGAGACCAGATTAGAGCGGGATCCTCGCCAGAACATGAACTGGCAATCTTAAAAGCGAGTGCTAAATCCCTAGAGAGACCTTCAACTCTCCGGTGGCACTACAACCCCGAGCCCGCTCGATCGGGAGCAGGAGGAACACTAACCTGGGTGGAATGGGCTCTGCACTCTGTCTGCCACGCGGAAGCCTGGAGCGGAAGCTGCCCTGAAACTACAGCTCCCAGAAGGCCTTGAACTGCCTTGCCTACGACTACCAGAAAGCAACAGCTACAGACGAGCGCCTGTAATTCTACGGCAACTCGGActacaattcccagcaacactAGAGAACACGGCTTTCCTGCAGTTTACGGCTCCCAAAACGCTGGGCTCCAGAAGGTGCACAGACAAGCGTGGGGACTGAGCTGCAGCTACTGCTGTTGCCCTGGCAACGCGAGGTCACCAGGCGCAATGCTTGAAATCACAAGTGACTGCGGTCTAATTTCCTAGTTTTGCGATTTATTATccgctgctgctgcttccttttTTAAAGGAATGTAGACCTCGTcagaccaggcagaccttgaactcagaaccccACCTACTATTGCCTACAGAacgctaagattaaaggcgtacgccatcTTGCTCTTTTCtatctcctattttcttttcttttttcttcagaaaggtGGACGAAATCTAGACGACACCCAAGCTATTGTAATAGACCCCAGTAAATTGTCGTCTGTgctttttactctctctctcgttttgtttttcgagacagggtatcactgtgtGTAATAGCCCTCGGTATCcaggaactacctcttgtagaccaggctggccttgaactcagaattctgcctgcctctgcctcccgagtgctaggattaaaggcgtggaccaccaccacccagctcatcaCGTGCTCTTTAAGGTGGCCGGAACCTGCAGTCCCGACTTTAGACTCAAGCATTTTGCCATAAAGGGTCTTCGAAGGCCGCTTATTCAGCTGCCTCCTGGCCCTGTGGGAAAGCGTGGGAGAACAGCCAAATGCCTGAGAGTTAGAAAGGCCGCATCCCTGAGAACAGGAGAGTAAATTCTCAAAGAAGGATAGAGAATCCTTGAACCCAGTGGGATGTGAACCATTCTCTGATACTTCCGCTACTGCTCATCTCTTGtgatataaaactaaaaatatctgTTGTGGGAATAGGTGGTTGGAGACAGTCTGCCGGGGACCCTTCAGTCATATGCTCCTGCTGACCGTTGTGGTTGCCTGACTTCCCCAGCCTGTTTCCCCGGGATGTTTATTACATGTCTGATCTGGTGTCCCATCATCTCTGCAGCCTGCTGTCCATGCCCTTGAAATGCTGACACTGCGGTCACAAATCATTCTCCAGCCTGAGACAGCTCTCTTTACACCACGGAACCACATTCCAGCTCCTCACCAGAGGATTCTAGGCACAGACTCTATCATTGAGCCCACATCCCAGCCTCTCGCGGGGAAATTCTAAATGGGTGCTCTACCACGGAGCACCTCACTGGGAAGACTCTAggcagatgtttttttttttaattgaggaaAACTTAATATATATAGTGATGAAGATGAGACATGCCTACAATGCAACAAGACTTCTTTGCACAGAAGTTTTTCCTTGGTGACCCAGACACAAAAAGTACAAACAAGAGAATCAATACAGtcggccccagccttctccataggaatctttttttttattgaaaaaaaaaattttccacctcctccccgcctcccatttccctccccctcctcccgcccctctccccctccccccactcctcttctcctccctctccagacccaggagcagtcagggttccctgccctgtggaaagtccaaggtcctcccccctccatccaggtctaggaaggtgaacatccaaactgtctaggctcccacaaagccagaacatgaagtaggatcaaaaccccgtgccattgtccttggcctctcgtcaactctcattgtccaccatgttcagagagtccggttttatcccatgctttttcagtcacagtccagctggccttggtgagctcccaatagatcggccccactgtctcagtgggtgggtgcacccctcgtggtcctgacttcgttgtacatgttctccctccttctgctcctcattaggaccttgggagctcagtctggtgctccagtgtgggtctctgtctctatctccatccatcgctagatgaaggttctatggtgatatgcaagatattcatcagtatggctataggataggttcatttcaggttccctatcctcaggtgcccaaggaactaactggggacattgccctgggcatctggtagccactccaagttcaagtctcttgccaacccttaggtggctcccttaactaagatatgagtttccctgctcccctatccaaacttcctatatccccaatcatcccgtttccccccaagttcccctcatcctctccttcacacttttctatctccatctccccttacccccatcccaccccacccccaagattccaattttttgcacggcaatcttgtctatttcccatagccaggaggataactatatgtttttccttgggtttgccctcttgtttagcttctttaggaccacaaattatagactcagtggccccctatccatggctagaaaccaattatgagtgagtacatcccatgatcttcttttgggtctgggttacctcactcaggatagtattttctatttccatccatttgcatgcaaaattcaagaagtcattgttttttaccgcagagtagtactctaatgtgtatatattccacactttcttcatccattcttccactgaaggacatctaggttgcttccaggttctgcctattacaaataatgctgctatgaacatagttgaacaaatgcttttgctgCTGTCACGAATCGtatctctgttttctgatggtcttaggtgatccctgtgaaagggcccTTTGAATCAAAGCAGTCACAGCCTACACGTTGAGAAATGCTCACCTAGACCATGGGGGTGATGTTTCAGTACCATATTCAGAGCCAGGCCAGTTGTTGGGCCAGTCCACTATGTCCTGTGGTCCTTGTGTGCCAATTCCTCTTTATCAGCATCCCAGACAAATTGGTCAGATAAGTAAGGGAAGAAGGAGAGCCCTTGCCACACTACAGAAAACCAAGTATCAATACAGACATCTGATTGGTTCCTTCCACAGTCTTAGGAGAACGTGCAACCAAGTACTTGGCGGGCTGTTTTCTGGAATGGGTATAGTTCTATAcaatgaaaagcttctgcatcTGAGGCTCAAGGACACCAAGAACTCTGGACCAGGGATTCAAAGCAGAGTTCATGAGTTGGCATACCTAATGCTTAGTTGTTCTGGGTACCtgagcaaggaaagaaaggagtcCAGGTTCCACTTTCCTTGGTGTGTTTATGACCCCATGCCCTAATTTGCTTCCCAGTTGATATGATAAAATACTCACCAAAATTAACTTGCATTTATTTTAGCCTATAGCTCACAGTCCATCACCAAGGGAAGccatggcaggaactcaaatcAGGAGCTGGAAACTGAAACCAGGGAGAAACTCTACTTATGGACTTACTTTCGTGCTCACATTTAACTACCTTTCTTATAATGGGAGGGGTACCATTATAAGAGCTGAGTCCTCTCACATCGGTCAACAGTCAGTAAGATAAGTCATAGGCtaatctgatgaaggcaatttctcaactgaggttcctttttCCATGTGTTACAAGTTGATAACCCAGCTTAGCAGTCACATGGAAGGAGGGACAGCTGACATTCATTTACCGCTGTCGCTTAAGTAGAAACTATCACATTTCTGTCCCAGATACTGCATTTCCTGTGGCACCATTACCTTTCATGAAAATGGCACCCATGGGAGCTGGGGATAGACCTCAGTTGACAGAGTGCATGACcgtggttcaattcccagcactggatACATCACGTGTGTTAGTACatagctgtaatcctagcatttgggatgTGGAAGAAACAGGATGTGGAGTTCACGGTCATCTGTGACCACACAGTGAATTGGAGTCTGCCTTAGTTATgtgggttgtcttttttttttattgaaaaaagaaatttaccgcctcctccccgcctcccatttccctccccctcctcccgcccctctccccctccccccacttctcttctcctccctctccagccgcaagagcagtcagggttccctgccctgtggaaagaccaaggtcctccccactccatccaggtctaggaaggtgaacatccaaactgtctaggctcccacaaagccaggacatgaagtaggatcaaaaccccatgccgtgtccttggcctctcatcagctctcattgtccaccatgttcagagagtccggttttatcccatgctttttcagtcacagtccagctggccttggtgagctcccaatagatcagacccactgtctcagtgggtgggtgcacccctcgtggtcctgccttacttgctcatgttctccctccttctgctcctcattaggaccttgggagctcagtccggtgctccagtgtgggcctctgtctctatctccatccattgctagatgaaggttctatggtgatatgcaagatattcatcagtatggctataggataggttcatttcaggttccctatcctcagctgcccaaggaaataactggggacattgccctggcaccacgtagccaggttcaagtctcttgccaacccatagatggctcccttaactaagatatgtgcttccctgctcccctatccaaccttcctttatctccaatcatcccgtttccccaagttcccccatcctctccttcatacttttctctccccatctccccttacccccatcccaccccacccccaagattccaattttttgcccgacaatcttgtctacttcccgtAGCCAGGAGGagaactatatgtttttccttgggctcaccctcttatttagcttctttaggatcacaaattatagactcagtggcccctatccatggctagtaaccaattacgagtgagtacatcccatgatcttctttttgggtctgggttacctcactcaggatagtattttctatttccatccatttgcatgcaaaattcgagaagtcgttgtttttttaccgcagaatagtactctaatgtatatatatattccatactttcttcaaccattcttccattgaaggacatctaggttgcttccaggttctgcctattacaaataatgctgctatgaacatagttgaacaaatgcttttgtcatatgatagggcatctcttgggtatattcccaagagtggtattgctgggtccaggggtaggttgatcccaaatttcctgagaaaccgccacactgatttccaaagtggttgcacaagtttgcattcccaccagcaatggatgagagtactcctttctccacaatctctccagcaaaggctatccttggtgtttttgattttagccattctgacaggtgtaagatgatatctcaaagttgtttagattttcttttctctgatcgctaaggaggttgagcaagaccttaagtgtctattggccatttgaacttcttctgttgagaattctctgttcaaatcagtgccccatttttttaatagggttatttagcattttaacgtctagtttcttgagttctttatatattttggagatcagacctttgtctgttgtggggttggtgaagatcttctcccagtcagtaggctgcctttttgtcttagtgacagtgtcctttgctttacagaagcttctcagtttcaggaggtcccatttattcaatgttgcccttaatgtctgtgctgctggggttatacataggaagcaatctcctgtgcccatgtgttgtagggtacttcccaatttctcttctatcaggttgagtgtgttcagattgatatcgaggtctttgatccatttggacttgagttttgtgcatggtgatagatatgggtctattttcattcttctacaggttgacatccagttgtgccagcaccatttgttgaagatgctttctttcttccattgtatacttttagctcctttatcgaaaatgaggtgttcataggtttgtgggttaaaatccgggtcttctatacgattccattggtcgacttctctgtttttatgccagtaccacgctgttttcattactgtagctctgtaatagagtttgaagtcagggatggtaatgcctccagaggttcctttattgtataagattgttttggctatcctgggttttttgtttttccatataaagttgattgttgtcctctcaagatctgtgaagaattttgatgggagcttgatggggattgcattgaatctatagattgcctttggtagaattgccatttttactatgttgatcctcccaatccaagagcaggggagattcctccattttctggtatcctcttcaatttctttcttcaatgccttaaagttcttgtcaaatagatctttcacttccttggttagagttatcccaagatattttatgctgtttgaggctattgtgaaaggtgatgattctcttatttccctctctgcttccatatcctttgtgtataagagggcgactgattttttggagttgatcttgtatcctgccacattgctaaaggtgtttatcagctgtaggagttctttggtggagtttttggggtcatttatgtacactttcatatcatctgcaaataatgcaagtttaacttcttcctttccaatttgaatccccttgatccccttatgttgtcttattgctattgctaagacttcaagaactatattgaagaggtatggagagagtggacacccTTGGCATgtacctgattttagtgggatggctttaagtttgtctccgtttaatttgatgttagctgtcggcttgatgtaaataactttaattatatttaggtatgacccttgtatccctaatctctccaagacttttagcataaagggatgttgaattttgtcaaatgctttttcagcgtctaaagaaacgatcatatggtttttttctttcagtttatttatatgatggattacattgatagatttgtgtatgttaaaccagccctgcatctctgggatgaagcctacttgatcataatggataatttttctaatgtgttcttggattcggtttgccagtattctgttgaggatttttgcgtcgatgttcatgagtgagattggcctgtaattctctttcttggttgagtctttgtgtggttttggtatcagagttactgtagcttcataaaaggaatttggcaatgactcctctattcctatattgtgaaatacatttaggagtttaggtattaggtcttcttggaagatctggtagaattccacattgaaaccatctggtccgggactttttttggaagggaggtttttgataacagcttctaattcttcgcgactcacaggtctatttaggttgttcacctggtcctggtttaactttggtatatggtatttatctaaaaaagtgtccatttcttttacattttccagttttgtggcatacaggcttttgtagtaagatctaatgattctctgaatttcctctgtgtctgtggttatgtcccccttttcatttctgattttattaatttgcaaattctctctctgccgtttgattagtttggataggggtttatcaatcttgttgattttctccaggaaccagctttttgtttcattgattctttcaattgttttctgtgtttctattttgttgatttcagcccttaatttgattatttccagtcttctactcctcctatgtgagtctgcttcttttgtttctagagctttcaggtgggctgttaagtctccaatgtgtgctttctctgttttctttaagtgggcacttagtgctatgaactttcctcttaggactgctttcatagtgtcccataagtttgagtatgttgtttctttattttcattgaattcaaggaagactttaatttctttctttatttcttccttaatccaggtatggttcagtagttgagtgttcagtttccatgagtttgtaggctttctgggggtagcattgttgttgacttCCAACtgtaatccatggtgatctgataagatacaggtggttattaatatttttttgtaactctggatgtttgctttgttaccgagtatgcggtcaattttcgagaaggttccatgagctgcagagaagaaggtataatctctcctatttgggtggaatattctatagatgtctgttaagtccatttgattcattacctccattaattctcttatttctctgttaggtttctgtttaattgacctgtccattggtgagagaggagtgttgaagtctcctactattagtgtgtgcggtttgatggctgccttgagttttagcaatgtttcttttacataagtgggtgcttttatattaggggcatagatattcaggattgagacttcatcctgatgagctgttcctgttatgagtagaaaatgtccctctccatctcttctgattgatttaagtttgaagtcaactttgttagaaattagtatggccacacctgcttgtttcttaggtccatttacttgataagccttatcccagccctttactctgagtaggtgcctgtctttgtggttgaggtgtgtttcttgtaaacagcagaatgttggatcctgttttcgtatctaatctcttagcctgtgcctttttataggtgagttgagtccttTGACATTAAGTgatgttaatgaccagtggttgttaactccggtcacttttttatttttttattattatttttattcttttttacttaaaatttccacctgctccccgtttcccattttcctccccacctcccaaatattgccccctccccccactcccctccctctatcaccactcctcttctcctccccccacaccattccccctccctcttcatactgaagagcagtccaaattctctgccctgcgggaagacgaaggtcttctatctatgtccaggaaggtgagcgtctaaacaggctaagcacccacaaagccagttcatgtattaggatcgaaacctagtgccattgtccttggcttctcatcagccttcgttgtctgccatgctcagagagtccagtttcaacccatgcttattcagtcccagaccagctggccttggtgggctcacaataaatcagttccactgtcacagtgggtgggtgcatccctcgtggtcctggtttccttgctcatgttctccctccttctgctcctcatttggaccttaagagctcagtccagtcacttttttagtagtagagctaGTGTGTTTCCCTCTTTGacttgcactggtgaagggtctctagatgtctgaattattgtggtcattgttggattccttggctagtgattttccttctat
This DNA window, taken from Chionomys nivalis chromosome 23, mChiNiv1.1, whole genome shotgun sequence, encodes the following:
- the LOC130865054 gene encoding cytoplasmic tRNA 2-thiolation protein 1-like, translating into MPAPTCSSCHAARAALRRPRSGQALCGSCFCAAFEAEVLHTVIAGRLLPPGAVVAVGASGGKDSTVLAHVLRELAPRLGITLHLVAVDEGIGGYRDAALEAVSSQAARWELPLTIVAYADLFGGWTMDAVARSTAGSGRSRSCCTFCGVLRRRALEEGARLVGATHIVTGHNADDMAETVLMNFLRGDAGRLARGGVLGSAGEGCALPRCRPLQFASQKEVVLYAHFRRLCYFSEECVYAPEAFRGHARDLLKRLEAARPSAVLDLVHSAERLALAPAARPPPPGTCTRCGALASHKLCQACALLDGLNRGLPRLAIGKGRRMLQAEPPLPGNPSQATSDPAAPQGSCSCEQSRDGATLCREGGDQAGATCVLQSNVSPSE